A genomic segment from Legionella micdadei encodes:
- a CDS encoding enoyl-CoA hydratase/isomerase family protein translates to MNLIDQDLANDGILTLTLNRPEKLNALSTEVLHALSEIFDSAKENPKVKALLLTGTGKAFCAGADITRLAECNAQSGYQFARDGQDIFRKLETMGKPSLAAINGFAFGGGCELAIAATMRIAATTAQFGQPEVKLGVIPGYGGTQRLARLIGKGRAMDLCLTGRFINAETALDWGLVSEVVAADDLLTRGKEMLKGILSMAPLAIASVMEVIDRGFDMSLGDALHLEAVHFAKVCASEDKKEGVAAFLAKRKAEFRGE, encoded by the coding sequence ATGAATTTGATTGATCAAGATTTAGCTAATGACGGCATTCTGACTCTGACACTTAATCGTCCAGAAAAGCTAAATGCGCTAAGCACTGAAGTGTTGCATGCATTAAGTGAAATTTTCGATTCAGCCAAGGAAAATCCTAAAGTGAAAGCGTTGCTGCTAACGGGCACTGGTAAAGCCTTTTGTGCTGGTGCGGATATTACACGTCTAGCAGAATGTAACGCACAAAGCGGGTATCAATTTGCGCGTGATGGCCAAGATATATTTAGGAAATTGGAAACCATGGGCAAACCTTCGCTTGCTGCTATTAATGGGTTTGCCTTTGGCGGGGGGTGTGAACTTGCTATCGCTGCAACAATGCGCATCGCTGCAACGACAGCCCAATTTGGGCAACCGGAAGTAAAATTGGGTGTGATTCCTGGTTATGGCGGGACTCAGAGATTGGCTCGGTTAATCGGCAAAGGACGAGCAATGGATTTGTGTTTAACTGGACGCTTTATCAACGCTGAAACTGCACTTGACTGGGGATTAGTAAGCGAAGTAGTGGCTGCTGATGATTTACTGACACGTGGAAAGGAAATGCTAAAAGGTATTCTTAGTATGGCACCACTCGCCATAGCAAGCGTCATGGAAGTGATTGATCGGGGATTCGACATGTCTTTAGGCGATGCGTTGCACTTAGAAGCTGTCCATTTTGCCAAAGTTTGTGCTAGCGAGGATAAAAAAGAGGGGGTTGCGGCCTTTTTGGCTAAGCGAAAAGCAGAATTTAGAGGGGAATGA